One Glycine soja cultivar W05 chromosome 2, ASM419377v2, whole genome shotgun sequence genomic region harbors:
- the LOC114382834 gene encoding F-box protein At4g22280-like: MAPKHDLAYTKPGSAVEVSIDDDGFSGSWFSATIVSSWAIDRFLVKYHNLVENELSHTPLQEVVCLHQLRPLPPPEKHRDFKSGDKVDAFHNDGWWEGHITGKLGNGRFRVYFRDTEENMVFSKKQLRTHCKWINHNWVFPTTDHKVSVSGKETEGKKRRRDERDRISELPDCILMHIMSFLDTKDAVQTCILSKRWKDLCKCLTDLTFRSPFRCKCKKYFRKFVSWVLSSRNDSCSLLNVDINNSCIETEELDRVIKYVMFHNVQKLTMYIGLSSRPNLDSLPLVFCSKSLTSLKLCLMHDPSSRIVLPKSLHLPALTSLHLQCVNFTAIDNDCAEPFSNCHLLNTLFLWNCEMHDNAKVLRISNSTLSHLKITSYISFLTTQAFQIALSTPNLSSFTIIGFAPHQLSSSCNLAFLGSVYIGVWFVSSSTFIRCLQVLANVKILKLSWETLQMILYDLSNSNSTMPQPPCFVRLESLHVEKESCQRSDGEINNVVEYLLQNSPKARVDIISA, translated from the exons ATGGCGCCTAAACATGACTTAGCCTACACGAAACCAGGTTCCGCCGTGGAAGTGAGCATCGACGACGATGGCTTCAGCGGGTCATGGTTTTCCGCCACCATTGTCAGCAGCTGGGCCATCGACAGGTTTTTGGTCAAGTACCATAACCTCGTTGAGAATGAACTAAGTCACACGCCGCTGCAAGAAGTTGTCTGTCTCCACCAGCTCCGGCCACTGCCCCCGCCGGAAAAACATCGGGACTTCAAGTCCGGCGATAAGGTGGACGCATTTCACAACGACGGCTGGTGGGAGGGTCACATCACGGGAAAATTAGGGAATGGAAGGTTTCGTGTGTATTTCAGGGACACGGAGGAGAACATGGTCTTTTCCAAGAAGCAGCTCAGGACACACTGCAAGTGGATCAATCACAATTGGGTTTTCCCAACTACAGATCACAAG GTATCGGTAAGTGGTAAAGAAACAGAGGGGAAGAAACGGAGGCGAGACGAGAGGGACAGAATCAGTGAGTTGCCAGACTGCATTCTGATGCATATAATGAGTTTCTTGGACACAAAAGATGCTGTTCAAACTTGTATTTTGTCTAAACGATGGAAAGACCTCTGCAAATGTCTCACTGATCTCACATTCCGCTCCCCGTTTAGATGCAAATGCAAGAAGTATTTTAGGAAATTTGTGTCTTGGGTTTTGTCTAGTCGAAATGACTCTTGTTCCCTACTTAATGTTGATATTAACAACAGCTGTATTGAGACTGAAGAGTTAGATAGGGTCATCAAATATGTTATGTTTCACAATGTCCAGAAGTTGACAATGTATATAGGTTTAAGCAGCAGACCCAATTTGGATTCCCTCCCTTTGGTCTTTTGCAGCAAGTCTTTGACTTCCCTTAAGCTTTGCCTTATGCATGATCCCTCTTCTAGAATAGTACTTCCTAAATCTCTGCACTTGCCTGCATTGACAAGTCTTCATCTTCAATGTGTCAATTTTACAGCAATTGACAATGACTGTGCTGAACCCTTTTCAAACTGTCACTTGTTAAATACTTTATTCCTATGGAATTGTGAAATGCATGACAATGCAAAAGTTCTCCGTATATCTAATTCTACCCTTTCCCATTTGAAAATAACCAGTTACATAAGTTTTCTTACAACACAAGCTTTCCAAATTGCACTTTCTACACCAAATCTTAGTTCTTTCACTATCATTGGTTTTGCTCCTCACCAACTCTCTTCCTCGTGCAATCTTGCTTTTCTTGGATCAGTGTATATTGGTGTGTGGTTTGTCTCAAGTTCAACCTTCATAAGATGCCTGCAAGTGCTAGCCAatgttaagatattgaagctAAGTTGGGAAACGCTTCAAATGATACTATAT GATCTCTCAAATTCCAATTCAACAATGCCTCAACCCCCTTGCTTTGTTAGATTGGAGTCGTTGCATGTGGAAAAAGAATCATGCCAACGATCTGATGGAGAAATAAACAATGTGGTGGAGTACTTGCTTCAAAACTCTCCAAAGGCTAGAGTTGATATCATAAGTGCTTAA